The sequence below is a genomic window from Amia ocellicauda isolate fAmiCal2 chromosome 6, fAmiCal2.hap1, whole genome shotgun sequence.
GACGTGAAACAGAGATAGGCaaactaataaaacaaaaaacaaaacatttctgcTGCATATACCCACTATAGTGCATGGACAAGTCTAGTAATATTACGTTGAAAAGTATTACCAATATGGCAAGCTGAAGCTATACAGTAAGACTAGAGAGATCTGGTCATCactcattattttttcattaagggATGTAGAATTAAAAGTAGGATGGATTTTATTCGACTACGTTATGGGTGATTCCATGAAAAGGTGGACATAcatgctgaaataaataaacctaaTTGCTTTGACAGGTGCGCCAGTCAATTCAATAACAGATAGCCCATAATGATTATTGTCATGCAATATGATATAGCAATAGCTATATCTACGCGTGTTAATCGCTATCCCCAAAAAATGTAATCGTGTTGTTAAATATCAAAAAcagacaatacacacacacacacactaaagtCAGACATTATACATTGATAACTAAGTTTAGTAAGTATGATCGCAATCGGCGGGAACCGTGGCGCGTAACGTGTTAGGAAAACacgtaaacagagtaaacacaaaagaaacataacacatttgaaagaatataatCAAGCAAAAAGACAATAAATTGCTCATCTCACCATCCATTGTCTCCCGGACAGCATTCAAATTAGCAGCGCCTGCCATGTTTACAATTTTTTCACCAGTTGTGGCTCACCTTTATGAACCGGAAGAAGTTTAGTAGAAAATCCAGTGGTTGCGTTGTGGTAGCaaagatttccgcagttctgcgcacaTCTGCAGAACCTCAGCGTTCCCATTGGTGAaacagcgcagatctgcgcatacgggattttgttattgaatttaaacaataatatataaaatacataaaagcatATAAAACACAGTCTATAAGAATCGCCTGTTTattcatgtatgcatgtatttattgttgtaatgtattttcatttaaaaataaagttagaTGATTTCAAAACGGAAGTGTGTCGGGAAAGAGGGAGGCGTGCTCCATTCGAAATGGTGAAGCAGTTTAAATTTCATTGGTCACTTTTACTTCCCTGTTGTTTCTATTGGTCGCAAACTGTGTCCAGGGCTTCTATTGGATAAAGGGAGGATAGAAGGAAAATTAAAGCGAACGTTTAAATCAGATACACAGGGGAGAAAAGAAGGAATAAGACATtcttattaaaataatgaagacTTCAGCGATCGAATGACAGCTTTGATCAAATACAAGCGATTACACGTctcagtttgttttttcccccctgtgATAGGAAGGTTTGAGGCAAAATACACAACTTTCAAGGTAAGGTACCCAAGTTGTTTAAACTTTAGACTAGTATTAATTGGATTTACAGAGTAGCTAAAATAAAGATGTACATTGTATTTCCATCtatttattaaaactttttCGAAAGAATTTAGCTAGCAAAATTTCAAATCGTTATCCTGATTAcataaataatgatttaaatgaAGATATGTAGGCTATTGAACGTGCACGCCATGTTGGGTTTTCGTCTCAGTCGCCTAGTATTAGGAACAGTATTTATGTGATTAAGTGATTCAATGTATTAGTATGTGTCTGTTGCTTTCTTCATGCACATTCGTAGGTTGTTTGTTCCTGTGGTTGACATGGAAGATGTGTATGAAATGGGTGTTCAAATCACCCCTGAAACCCCCGGACGCCCAGCAGTCCTCAACCCTTTTGAGAGCCCGAACGACTATCACAGCCTGCACGAATCGGTTGTAGCAAGTCCGTCACTCTTCAAGTGTTCAAGAGCTACATCAGCAGTAAGTGTGCTTTTGCATTGATCCTCTAGACATGAAGTCGATGGCCTTTGCATGAGAGTTTCAGTCATTCATATCGATAGGAGTCTGCAGCCCTGCTGGCAACAAGCACAAACTGTTCCtgcaactgtttttaaagaggtCTTGTATTGTTAACGTTAGTAATTGTATATAAGTAACCATGGCCATTGTTTTTCTCTATAACAAACGATTGTATTGTTCTTGAAAGGAAGTTTGATATTCTTTCAGACACCAGCAAAATTCAAGTGGTCCATAGATGAAATCGCTAGCTTGCATCCAGTTGACATTGACCCAGAAGACATTCATCGTCAGTCGTTATATTTGAGCCAAACCAGGTAATTATGAGACAAAGCTGTACACAACCTGCAAGATGGTCCTCCTTGAATAAACACACAGTCCAGCTCCTGCAGCTTGAGCCACATATACAGTGAGCGTTTTCACTAAACTAGATTTCTAGAGAACGTAGTCAAATCTAATCTTCTGGGATTTTGTTAGAAATGTAGGATACACATTTGACCCAAATTATTAATAGACAGATTATTGGTAGAGAGAACCTCTGTGTACCTGGAAGAGTACAATTCATTGGTTAAAGTAAGAATTTagtaaaaaagtttttttttttcttttttcttttttccaattCTCTTTCAAGGACAGATAAAGATATTGAGGAAAGAAGACAGAATGCTATTGAACAGGTATGACTACTACATATGTTACTTAAGTTGATatattatgtgtatttataacaTGTTAATGTATTCTGTCATGTTGGACAAGAAGCACAGACTAAGATGGTACActgatcaatatatatatttttttaacatccaGTTCTTCACAAAGAATACAATAGTTCCCTCGCCATGGGCTGAGCCAGAAAGCAGACATGCAACACGAACgcatactttaaaatgtaagttAAGAATACATTGGATATTGGTTCATCTAGTTCTCTTTTTGAAGATTGGGTTTAgtttgttaaaatgtttaaatgtatttactgtttttAGGTTCTGTTTCTCCTGTGATTCCAGAGGAAAGTCTTCAAGAGGGGAAAAGCAATGGTTTGTAATTATGTTACATTGAAAGGCTGATATAGTATTGTGCTAGGTTGCTGAACTGACTTCTGCATTTGAGACGTTTAGATAAGTTATCCAACTTGGTATAAAGAAAAAATGCTGGAGGTATAACTCCTTCTGTTATATTCATTTTATCCTCATGAAGCTCCATACATCTTGTGTACCCTGTCTACTGAGTACATCTCAGACACATACATTCTCATTTAGACAGCTTTCCCAGCATCTCTCTTAAATTATTACCAAGCcccatatatataatttcctgagTAGTAGTAAAGTGAAAAATAACTCAAGTCTGAAATTACCTTCACTTTTCACAGATCAAGATAGTTTAATTCTGACCAATTCTTTAGTGTCATTTGCTAAGATTTGGGTTTGCTAGTGTCATTTGCTAATTTGCTAGAAGTGATAGTTATATATTCTTATTTTGGAGATCTTTGTAATGCAACCTTTgtatagactttttttttaacacaaattaagTGAACTCAGCTACATAACTAAGGTTGTCTGTAATAGATGTTAATAAGTTGTGTGACGAGTGTctgttattgtattattgtggAAGAGATTTCGTGCAGTTTGGGTGAGAGGACCACAAACTGAAGCTGAGCAGTTCTGACTGCATGAAAtatctcttatacaataagagaccTCTTCACATGACctattaacttattataaatcacatgtCAGGATTAGACTCGAAAATATATTTCaagaaattgattttaaaattgaaattataATGCTATGCATCTGTTTTTGCAGCTGGTTGTCAGACGATGCTTTCATTGCCGGTGGATTTTGATCTAGAAAAAATATTAGGCAAGTATAAGCAGTCCTCCAAGTCGGTGTTTTACTCAACGTTTGTTATTCTAAGATACTATAATATAAGTTATCCTATCTAAGCCCGAGCAACAATGAAGTAGAATGCAGAAGGTTTGATTAATGACAGGGCACTGGAGAGTTAATATGCTCTGCGTGTACTGTATATTGGAGAATGTTTTGCATATCTTTGGAAAAGGAACTTTCAGATtacttttaattacatttcttatGCTGAACACTCCCCTCCAGTTTGCGACCCGTAATACACTGAAAGTTAACATGTTTCGGTTTAATTTTTTACTGACAGAATTTAGTCTTTAAGCATTTTCAGATTTGCATCTGAACTATCAATCGCAAATgtataacctgtgctgctgtgctgtgtggtcaCAGGGGATTATGTGAAGCCAGATGATGCAGTTGATCAGATGCACGAGAGTCTGAGCTCCTCGTCTTTGCGACGCAAGCTCTTCCTGGATGGGAATGGCAGTGGATCCGACTCGTCCTCCCCAGCCAGCCCGGACCGCGGCCCCATTGACATAGCCGTGGAACCAGCAGAGGGGCTGTTCTCTGTGGATTTATCGCCTTTGCAAAATAGAATTGCGGTTGCAACGCCAAACTCCGTGAGTAATGTTTCAGATTTCAGATGTGAGGTCTTGCAGATGTGATTCCTTTTCTCTGAGTGCTAACGCATTGGAGCATAATGTGAAAGACTTGTCATTGCTCCAGTTAAAGGGGAATGAAAGTAAAACTTAAAACTTATGGCACCCCTGTTAAACCTAAGAACAAGGAATGGAATTATAGAACATTGTAACGGCTATAAGCTTTTGGGCTGCCATGAGGGATAATCATGCCATGTTgtaaaggttttttttgtttttgtgtttccagGGGCAGTTTTCCTCTAGTCCCATTCAAGGCAGTACCAGGGCATGCAGTTTGGGAAGTTTGCCGAGTCCTATGTTCCCTGACAGGTCTTCTCCAAGTTTGAAGTCTCCCACTTTATCTCCCATTATTCCCCAGGCTGGAAAGACACCAGGCTCAGGTAAGTGCTGCGCATGGTACATTCAGGCCAACGACAAGGTGTGGGAGGCATAGTTCTGGTTAACATTTGGATGGAAATCTGaagtaaaaatacaacaaatttACAGAAGATTTTCAGTCTGCTCAAAAGAAGGGTATATGGTTTGTTAAATTCTTTATTGTAATGTTGGTTGAATATTTATAGACCTGCTGAgacttttttcccctttgtttgtctctttAAAGCGGAAAGGAGGAGGCTCAACTTCCGAACACCTGATGGAGCAGGACTCTGCAGTTCAAACACTAAAGCTAACCACTGCACTGAAAGTCCGTATGTTGAGGGATGCTCTCCCATACAAATCTGTTCCCCGGCGAGGTCCAGTACCAGTGTCCGGACACGTCGCTACAGGGGTTCTCCCTTCCAGCTCCCCTTTGCACATGAACTGAGTTATGAGGAAAAAGAGAATTTTCCACCAACTGACCCCTTGCCCCCCATGGACACGGACGCATGCTGCCTGCATTCTGACCTCATGGCGGGGAAGACCGAGTCGTGCAGCGGGAGACAGGAGCCCGTCTTGCTGCCCGCTGAGCCGGTACAGGTGGAGGAAGCCAAGGAAAATAACACTGTGAATATGGGAGATCCAGTGGAAAGCGCAGAAGATGAAAGCACCTGGGCGAAGGACGGGCCGGACAATACTCATATCCAGCTGACGAGTTCCAGAACGGGAAGCATCTCCAATGTAGAAAACTCCCACATGTTTATATCCCTGCTGGCGGAGAGCAGTGCCATCCCTTGTGATGGCAACAGCATGCAGGTATGTGTCTTTATCCACATGATAAAGGTACAGGGGAAATTGTCAAACCAAagcatgctgttttttttttaaacatggttTATATATGGCTCACTTTCACTGCTTAatagtgtattttattcaaaaaaatatctattatagtatactgtagtaaaAAGTAGTTGGCACCCCATTTTCCCCTCCATCTCTATACTGGCACACCTTCgttcagattgttttgttatacgataacaatatatattctatatagtCTGCTATCCAcgtgtaaaaaaatattttggtcAAACCGCACACTAATTTTCATTGTCTGTGTATCTAGGTTGACAGTGGTTATAACACATACTCAGTAGGTGTTAATAGTATTATGGATGGAGCTGCTTCAGAGACCCAGCCAAAGGATTTACTTGATGGCCAAACACCAGATGAAACCTTTTTTCATACTAGGACTCAACATTTCAAATCCAAGGTAATACTGTCAAAAATGATCACTGTTATTTGCTTCTGTAGGGTACTTTGTGTTAATGCTTAatttgaatattgaattgtattactgcactacTGTAATGCTTGTGGAATCTTTAAGGCCGACTGctgagaaatgtaataatagtgTAGGAGTCCAGGAATCTCATAAAATGGCTTCTGTgtaatttcatttgtatttaaaataaatggcatTGTAATTAATTCACTGTTAATGGTACAATGACTTTACACATGGCTAATTAAAAAAGCTAATTTAATTTTGTGGTGTATATAGAGCAAAGGTGTGGAGgatgcaccaaaaaaaaaaaaaaaaaaaagttcagctTCTCAATGCCCTTGTTAGACCTCTCCTGAGCTGGTGCCTGTAAATTACAAAAGATAATAGACCTTTACAAAGCTctcttcacaaaaataaatcatgataGTGCATGAAAACTGAAAGAGATGTAAGGGCAGCTTAACAAATGGAGCCTAGTTTGACTTCCAAGGTcatggtggtgtttttctgtttttgtttttaataactgGCAAACTGCCCCCCCCCACAAATCCATCTTATGGCCTTTAGTAGGACCAGACTAAATGGAGTAACTTTATCTGCTATTGTTAAAACTTTCCATATTgtgaatatattttcaatattcTTGGCACTGTTTTTGTTTAGCAGGTCAACGTCATTGGCAATGTGCTGTCTTGATGTTATTAATTTAGCAATAAGACTATACAGTTATATTAGTCTTCCCATTAAATTACTGGAAATGTTATCTTTTATTTAAAAGATAGTGTAGAATACATCCCTTTCAAAAGGTTTTATAAACCAtttgaatgatttattttaGAGGGAAAACTGTAGAAATTTAGACTTCTATTTCTTTGTAGATTAAGTTACAAAATTAAATggttataaaaaagaaaatgggagAAGTGGAGAAACTGTTCTGTCCCCAATTTTttcaatattgtgtaggtctgtATCTTAACTCTATCTAAATGGTCATTATTTTTCATCCCACTACACATTCAGTAACTATTATGGAACTGTTCCTTTAAGTAACCAACATGTatctgttttgtcttttttagtTTGTTCATCTACATCACTAATAATGAAGTGGCTGTCCTTCCTGTGCTTCACGATCCTGAAGTGTGTTAAGATCTTATCAGattacatttgtatgtttttttttttatcgtgGTTCATTTAAAGCATTGTGATGGTTTCCTTGAATATTTACTGGTGCTCCTTCCACTATTCATGCCTATATTGGAATCTGTggtaattttattttgtgctacatgtattaatataatcgtaatgaaaaatgtgcattatgGGTTATACCACgttatttattacattaaagaataagaagtgtaacatttgaaatgtttcaAACTTTTCAAACTGGTTTTGTAGTTTATTGAATGTTCATGCAGTAATGGCTGAAGATTTGATGTATAAACTGATAAGTACACTTGAAACTTCATAAAGAAATACCTTGTAAAGTAATGGTTTACATTGATACCCATTTCTGAATTGTTTTGATGTATTTGTACAGGCAATGTTTCATGAATACTATTTTAAAACTAAACTATATGTTGAAAATACTCTTGACTTAATCGATTTACAGTGGGAGTTAATCATGAAGTTTGACATGTGTGGAAAAGTGATGACTGGTATAATGGGATTAAGCTTTCATTAAGTCACCtccataaaatatgttttagttattttaatataacCTGAATGTACAGTATCTTACTGCATTGCTGAACACCCAGTATCCATTGATTGATGGAAAAACTTTATTGCAATAAAAGGTTACATATAAGTACAAGTATCTTTTCTGAAAATTGGTTTCCAAtctgtaaatgtttattttgggtGGGTTTGAGCTATTCCCATATACCTGTAACTAAACATACTCCTTTGCAATTTGGCAGTCTTCCCTTTCAGGCCAAGAGGGTATGCAACTTACATTTTTTGCTCTTCCCTAAACCCTTATAGATGCTTCTTCCAGTAAAATTACCATTACAAGcttatacatacaaaaataagagCCTCATGATAATTCATCTGATGTGACTGTGTAGAAATCTCATGTACAAAGttcatgttgatttattttcaaaatgatgCTGTTTTACAATATCTAATTTTAACAGATGTACTTTTTAAACTCTACTCCGGATTACAATTTCTATAAGTATAATTCAGtcaatgtaacaaaacaaaacaaaaaaaaaagaactgacTAAAGCTAAAAGTTTAAAACCAATATATGCAAAACTATTCAGACAAGCAAGGGGACAAGATATTAATTTACAACTGCCATTTCTTAAAGGTGGGGAGGTCGAGCAATCTTGGTACTGTCCCCACACTCAGCGGTCCAGCTTGGCTTTCTTCGCTTCAGGTTCACTGGATGGAGATACACTAACCCCTGGGATCTGGAATAAACACGTTTGcaattttcatttgtaatttaattgtaGCCTAACACCCAGTTAAGTTGGTTAAGATAGTAACAACAGGGCACTACAATTTGTAAAGCATTCAGCTTTCTTGTAAAAATAGGTTTCAGAATAAAACACCcacacaacatttcacattttatctTCTATGACTTCTATCAAAAATGATTATAGGCTGAAGAGCAACATGGGAACTTTCCTGGTTAGATAACTCTCCAGTTCATgacaataatccaagaagcttCATGAAGGAAAATATCATATTCACCCAGATTAATTCATAGTTCATCATATTGTACATTTCTTACCACTGGCTCCACGAGGGACATTCTGATCTTCTGATGCTGGATATTTGATGAGTCTAAGCTGATGGTAACTTTCACTTTGTCAAACATATGGAAAGTATAATCTTCCACGGTCAATGCAGGTTCCTGGAATAGCAAACACCATATTCAGAAACCTCTTATggattataaaataaatcatataattaatataatgtcgatttatttttgttcataaGATTTTATAGATGCTCATAGTACAAAATTGTACAAAACTGAacataactaaaaaaaaaaaaaataaacttctaACCATACTTAACGTTTTTTAACCACTGGAAGACATGGAAATACTACCaaacacaaatgttgaaagatcTGGCCAGAGATTTTGAATTTTCAATTACCTCCTCATTAAACGTCAAGCGAGGGTTTggtttgtctttgttttcaaAGAACACTGTGCCTTCTAGTCCAAATTTCGGTATTAGAATGACAATGGCGTTCTTCTTCACAAACAGAATGAAGCCCTCTTCGTTAAGGATccctctgcttttaaaaaataactgaatgacagaaaatgtacaaaaagcaattaaaacacaGGAAATCTCAAcaagctgtatatatacatatttcatgatttttatatgcattttaagAATGACtacttcaaaaaacaaaaaaatacaaaacatgagaCATGAGAACCACTATAACAAGGAATCTTCTTTGGACTCATGCAATACTGATTTATAATTAAACTGACATTTCTAAATCTGTAAAGAAACTGAACATATCATGGCTGCATATACTGTAATAAGGAGTGAGGGTACCTGAGTGTGGAAGGCAACTGATGCCCTCTGTGCATACTGAGCCATCTTGTGTCGGTAGTTCAGATTGTTACTCAGAGCAGCCTGCTTGAGTTTGTCCATCAGGTCTGGATAGGTAGAGTCCGCACCTATAGCTACTGCCAGCAACCGATGCACTATAATATCAGCGTACCTAAAGAGGGACACAAAGAGAAGGAAATGCAGTGTCACACTTCA
It includes:
- the bora gene encoding protein aurora borealis — protein: MEDVYEMGVQITPETPGRPAVLNPFESPNDYHSLHESVVASPSLFKCSRATSATPAKFKWSIDEIASLHPVDIDPEDIHRQSLYLSQTRTDKDIEERRQNAIEQFFTKNTIVPSPWAEPESRHATRTHTLKCSVSPVIPEESLQEGKSNAGCQTMLSLPVDFDLEKILGDYVKPDDAVDQMHESLSSSSLRRKLFLDGNGSGSDSSSPASPDRGPIDIAVEPAEGLFSVDLSPLQNRIAVATPNSGQFSSSPIQGSTRACSLGSLPSPMFPDRSSPSLKSPTLSPIIPQAGKTPGSAERRRLNFRTPDGAGLCSSNTKANHCTESPYVEGCSPIQICSPARSSTSVRTRRYRGSPFQLPFAHELSYEEKENFPPTDPLPPMDTDACCLHSDLMAGKTESCSGRQEPVLLPAEPVQVEEAKENNTVNMGDPVESAEDESTWAKDGPDNTHIQLTSSRTGSISNVENSHMFISLLAESSAIPCDGNSMQVDSGYNTYSVGVNSIMDGAASETQPKDLLDGQTPDETFFHTRTQHFKSKFVHLHH